In Bacillus sp. Cs-700, one genomic interval encodes:
- a CDS encoding DUF3891 family protein — protein MIVYEENECFVMTSQHDHALLSGQFAEALREDFWPDSLYREEVLHAIRYHDCGWIPLDDVPFWNDRREAPYTFLDFPLAPKLTFYKKGLEDVVNKTTYGGFLCSKHYQSFFHNATSMAAKTFYAEEDTRQNQLVETFRISETLLSFHYQLLQFCDDLSLYACFQEPGVSKSEELSWFKKGFSQSFYFLTTDNPILTHWLSKENIHISYPLFHEKHSFHVKLKRVPKELVAVEGIAKAYQTTPFEIRTFHFSNNE, from the coding sequence ATGATTGTTTATGAAGAGAATGAATGTTTTGTGATGACTAGTCAGCATGATCACGCGCTTTTATCGGGCCAGTTTGCAGAAGCGTTACGTGAAGACTTTTGGCCCGATTCGCTTTATCGTGAAGAGGTCTTACATGCGATTCGTTATCATGATTGTGGATGGATCCCACTCGATGACGTACCGTTTTGGAACGATCGACGCGAGGCTCCTTATACTTTTCTGGATTTTCCACTTGCTCCCAAGCTAACCTTTTACAAAAAAGGACTAGAAGATGTTGTAAATAAGACAACTTACGGCGGTTTTCTTTGTAGCAAACATTATCAATCTTTTTTTCACAACGCTACATCTATGGCAGCTAAAACGTTTTATGCTGAAGAGGATACTAGACAGAATCAACTGGTAGAAACTTTTCGAATTTCGGAAACTCTACTCAGCTTTCATTACCAACTACTACAATTTTGTGATGACTTGTCACTATATGCCTGCTTTCAAGAACCTGGAGTTTCAAAAAGCGAAGAACTTTCGTGGTTTAAGAAAGGATTTTCACAATCTTTTTATTTTCTAACGACAGATAATCCCATTCTTACACACTGGCTTTCTAAGGAAAACATTCATATCTCATACCCACTATTCCATGAAAAGCACTCGTTTCATGTTAAATTAAAGCGGGTTCCAAAAGAATTAGTAGCAGTTGAAGGAATCGCTAAAGCCTATCAAACGACACCATTTGAGATTCGGACCTTTCACTTTAGCAATAATGAATAG
- a CDS encoding pyridoxamine 5'-phosphate oxidase family protein, translating to MAKKGILTELNEDLVSFFEGEKLVMLSTIDHESQAPNVSAISWVKCLDKNNIRFSVTTNSRTIQNVKENPHVVFTIIGLETVYSIHGSASILEDAMKGVSLKLAKINVNVNQVLETMFWGAKITAEPEYEKTYNQKKAEELDKEVYEALLK from the coding sequence TTGGCGAAGAAAGGAATCTTGACGGAACTTAATGAGGATCTTGTATCTTTTTTTGAAGGAGAGAAGCTTGTTATGCTTTCAACGATTGATCATGAAAGCCAAGCTCCAAACGTATCTGCCATATCGTGGGTGAAATGTTTAGATAAGAACAACATTCGGTTTTCAGTTACAACAAATTCACGTACGATTCAAAACGTGAAAGAAAATCCTCATGTAGTATTCACGATCATTGGATTGGAAACCGTGTATTCCATTCATGGAAGTGCCTCAATCCTAGAAGATGCCATGAAAGGTGTTTCACTAAAGCTTGCGAAAATTAATGTAAATGTCAATCAAGTGCTTGAGACAATGTTTTGGGGAGCTAAAATTACAGCAGAGCCTGAATACGAAAAAACATATAATCAAAAGAAAGCAGAAGAATTAGATAAAGAAGTGTACGAGGCCTTGTTGAAATAG
- a CDS encoding TVP38/TMEM64 family protein — protein sequence MEWEMIKDFLNEETIRQWLGQYRALGPLPGILLPMLEAVIPILPLFLFVAGNAAAYGFWYGSLLSWLGASLGALIVFMVVRRLARQRFMRVVTKHAKIEKTLRWIERHGFGMVFLLLCFPFTPSALINVVAGLSNMSIRSFVLAVLLGKMVMISIVSFIGHDVFALIHQPLQMVLILVAIVLLWGAGKLIEVKLNQRPRKHRTEDQAR from the coding sequence ATGGAGTGGGAAATGATTAAAGACTTTTTAAATGAAGAAACAATCAGACAATGGCTCGGTCAGTATCGTGCTCTTGGACCATTGCCAGGAATTTTGCTTCCTATGCTAGAAGCAGTTATTCCGATATTGCCGCTATTTCTATTTGTGGCAGGCAATGCAGCCGCGTATGGTTTTTGGTACGGCTCGTTGCTTTCATGGCTTGGTGCATCTCTAGGTGCTCTGATTGTTTTTATGGTGGTCAGGCGGCTTGCAAGACAGCGATTCATGCGAGTGGTAACAAAACACGCCAAGATTGAAAAAACTCTGCGCTGGATTGAGCGACATGGGTTTGGTATGGTGTTTTTGCTTCTATGTTTTCCATTTACGCCCTCGGCTTTAATCAATGTAGTAGCAGGTCTTTCGAATATGAGTATTCGAAGCTTTGTATTAGCTGTATTACTTGGAAAAATGGTGATGATTTCGATCGTTTCTTTTATTGGACATGATGTTTTTGCTTTAATTCACCAACCCCTGCAAATGGTTCTTATCCTAGTAGCGATTGTTCTTCTTTGGGGGGCAGGCAAATTAATTGAAGTAAAACTAAATCAACGTCCTCGTAAGCATCGTACCGAGGATCAGGCGAGATAG
- a CDS encoding spore coat protein CotJB: MSQKQLPKEYYELLEELQAVDFVLVDLTLYLDTHPNDYEAIQQFNEYAKMKKQLKKRYEKEYGPLQQYGNSYSNYPWDWKDAPWPWQV; the protein is encoded by the coding sequence ATGTCTCAAAAACAATTGCCCAAAGAGTATTATGAGCTATTGGAAGAACTTCAAGCTGTGGATTTCGTTCTCGTAGACCTAACCCTTTACCTTGATACCCATCCAAATGATTATGAAGCCATTCAACAATTCAATGAATACGCAAAAATGAAAAAACAACTTAAGAAGCGATACGAAAAAGAATATGGTCCATTACAACAATATGGCAACAGTTATTCAAACTATCCATGGGATTGGAAAGATGCACCATGGCCGTGGCAAGTCTAA
- the cotJC gene encoding spore coat protein CotJC: protein MWVYEKKLQYPVKVSTCNPMLAKFLIEQYGGADGELAAALRYLNQRYTIPDKVVGLLTDIGTEEFAHLEMIATMVYKLTKDATADQMKEAGLGAHYANHDSALFYSNAAGVPWTASYIAAKGDPIADLYEDIAAEEKARATYQWIIDLSDDPDLNDSLAFLREREIIHSQRFREAVEILKEERDKKRIF from the coding sequence ATGTGGGTGTATGAAAAGAAATTGCAATACCCAGTCAAAGTAAGCACATGTAACCCCATGCTAGCAAAGTTTTTAATCGAGCAGTATGGAGGAGCCGATGGTGAACTTGCTGCCGCTCTCCGCTACCTAAACCAGCGCTATACGATTCCAGATAAAGTTGTTGGTCTATTAACGGATATCGGAACAGAAGAATTCGCTCACCTAGAAATGATTGCCACAATGGTATACAAACTAACAAAAGATGCCACTGCAGACCAAATGAAAGAAGCCGGGCTCGGCGCCCACTATGCCAACCATGACAGTGCTCTCTTCTATTCCAACGCAGCAGGCGTTCCGTGGACAGCAAGCTACATCGCCGCAAAAGGCGATCCTATCGCTGACCTATACGAAGACATCGCCGCAGAAGAAAAAGCAAGAGCCACATACCAATGGATCATCGACCTCTCAGACGACCCAGACCTAAACGACTCCCTCGCCTTCCTAAGAGAACGCGAAATCATCCACTCCCAACGCTTCCGAGAAGCCGTTGAAATACTTAAAGAAGAAAGAGACAAGAAAAGGATATTTTAG
- a CDS encoding protease complex subunit PrcB family protein yields MRPILLLLSLVFVILAGCGDNSSQSTDDSSGGDEMKEEITFETVEMQNAPKDIQTTVQQKWLEKSTFTIPSGEELYIIITRGEMPTGGYSVNIKSIDKINNELVVSYYYTDPKKEDMVTQAITKPFVISKIDMTNARVNFKEIQKSAP; encoded by the coding sequence GTGCGTCCAATATTATTGCTACTATCACTGGTCTTTGTCATTTTGGCAGGATGTGGAGATAATTCATCACAATCTACAGACGATTCAAGTGGGGGAGATGAAATGAAAGAGGAAATCACTTTTGAAACAGTAGAAATGCAAAATGCGCCAAAAGACATTCAAACGACCGTTCAACAAAAGTGGTTAGAGAAATCGACCTTTACGATTCCATCAGGGGAAGAACTGTATATTATCATTACTCGCGGGGAAATGCCCACAGGCGGCTATTCGGTTAACATCAAAAGCATCGATAAAATAAACAATGAACTTGTCGTTTCTTATTATTATACCGATCCTAAAAAAGAGGATATGGTCACCCAAGCGATTACAAAACCATTTGTAATCTCAAAAATAGATATGACGAATGCACGCGTTAATTTTAAAGAAATTCAAAAAAGCGCTCCTTAA
- a CDS encoding spore coat associated protein CotJA: protein MYTHRKFYEPYVSPFDPCPPIRVKSYSTPPNLYMGFQPPGLEQYSAREALRKGTLWKAFYDPYPYPSKREE from the coding sequence ATGTATACACACAGGAAGTTTTACGAACCGTATGTTAGTCCGTTTGATCCATGTCCTCCGATTCGAGTGAAATCTTATTCAACTCCCCCTAACCTCTACATGGGGTTTCAGCCGCCTGGTCTTGAACAATACTCTGCACGTGAAGCGCTACGCAAAGGAACGCTCTGGAAAGCTTTCTATGATCCGTACCCTTATCCTTCAAAGCGGGAGGAGTAA
- the addB gene encoding helicase-exonuclease AddAB subunit AddB, whose protein sequence is MTVKFVIGRSGSGKSNHCLTEMQNELTDRPIGQDMIYLVPEQMTFQSEYELVHNRGLKGMIRAQVFSFTRLAWKVLQETGGMARPHLSSVGTSMMLRQIIEENKQQLRIYQRSSEKTGYVEQLNDMVTEFKRYCLEPDDIKSFAEDFYVEDERNLLRDKLYDLHIVYEAFQKKMIGHYLDSEDYLALLAEKIEESDYLANATIWIDGFHSFTPQELLVIQSLMKKGTTLTFTITMDSEMIPSSIHELDLFHEPGKTYQILQGLANEEGVEIEEPLILRTQKRYQNSEISHLEANYGERPPVVYRGELQHIQVHHAVNIRSEVEAVAREALRLVRDEGYRYRDISIMVRNMSTYYELVETIFEDHGIPIFSDQKRTMLHHPIIELIRSSLDIIQYNWRYESVFRCVKTELLFPDDTGESIETIRERMDELENYVIAKGIKGYRWKTGERFKANIYRQLEDKEVITSDELEKMEDRLNETKDWIATPLEKFERHMTKAKTVEEMCEILYYLLENCHAAEKIDRLKEQAEKAGHLAKAREHDQVWDAVISLLDETVELIGDQKLSVEQFTKLLEAGMENMKFALVPASLDQVVIGSIDRTRFTDVKCGFLLGVNEGVLPARIQEDGLLSEQDREKLEEQGIQLAPGLKRRLLDEEFLIYHSLATPSDSLWVSCPLADEEGKGLQTSIVMNRLKEMFPDLKMGLKFAEPGEEATEELSFITNPSKTIGRLTGQLRQWHRGYPIDPIWWDAYNWFISAPTEKDRVRLLDSLFYRNKAERLTESTSRKLYGHQIQTSVSRMERYKSCAFSQFASHGLRLKERATFKLEAPDIGQLFHAALNMMAETIKQRHWDWAKLSSNQYYELSGQIVEQLAPKLQNEILLSSNRYHYIMRKLTQVVGRASSVLGQQAKKSGFQPAGLELGFGPNQELPPIEFTLKNGVKIQLIGRVDRVDQALSGEELLLRIIDYKSSGTSLDLSEVYFGLALQMLTYLDVVISNANVWLGREATAAGMLYFHVHNPMLQTSAPGQAAIQQELFRKFKMKGLLLADKDVVSLMDNDIETKKSDIIPAALKKDGSFYKNSSVLSSDDFHALRSYTRKTIQSIGTEISDGRIEIDPYKMKDRIPCTFCSYRSFCQFDQAMEDNAYRPITAQDDETILKRMREEADDDN, encoded by the coding sequence ATGACAGTGAAATTTGTCATTGGTCGTTCAGGTAGTGGGAAATCGAATCATTGTTTAACTGAAATGCAAAATGAACTAACCGATCGGCCAATCGGACAGGATATGATTTACCTCGTTCCTGAGCAAATGACGTTTCAATCAGAGTATGAATTAGTACATAATAGAGGTTTAAAAGGAATGATTCGAGCGCAGGTTTTTAGTTTTACAAGACTTGCCTGGAAAGTGCTTCAAGAAACTGGAGGGATGGCTCGTCCCCATTTAAGTAGTGTTGGTACGAGTATGATGCTTCGACAGATCATTGAGGAAAATAAGCAGCAGCTACGAATTTATCAGCGGTCTTCTGAGAAAACAGGATACGTGGAACAGCTAAATGATATGGTAACGGAATTTAAGCGGTATTGTCTCGAGCCAGATGATATCAAGAGCTTTGCTGAAGATTTTTATGTAGAAGATGAGCGGAACTTACTTCGAGATAAGCTCTATGACTTGCACATTGTTTACGAAGCTTTTCAAAAGAAGATGATAGGTCACTACCTCGATTCAGAAGACTATTTAGCGCTGCTGGCAGAGAAAATTGAGGAATCAGACTATCTAGCGAACGCTACAATTTGGATAGACGGCTTTCATAGTTTTACTCCTCAGGAACTACTGGTCATTCAATCTTTAATGAAAAAAGGAACAACCCTTACGTTTACGATTACGATGGATTCTGAAATGATCCCTTCATCTATTCATGAACTCGACCTGTTTCATGAACCAGGTAAAACCTATCAAATCCTTCAGGGACTGGCGAATGAAGAAGGGGTAGAAATCGAGGAACCTCTCATATTAAGAACGCAGAAGAGGTATCAAAACAGTGAGATCTCTCATTTAGAAGCCAATTATGGTGAACGGCCGCCGGTTGTTTATCGTGGGGAGTTGCAGCACATACAAGTTCATCATGCGGTGAATATACGTTCTGAAGTTGAGGCAGTAGCACGAGAAGCGCTAAGGCTTGTGCGAGATGAAGGTTATCGTTACAGAGATATTTCAATCATGGTACGCAATATGTCAACTTATTATGAACTTGTGGAAACGATATTCGAGGATCACGGGATTCCCATTTTCTCAGATCAAAAGCGGACAATGCTTCACCACCCGATAATTGAGTTAATTCGCTCAAGTTTGGACATTATCCAATATAACTGGCGCTATGAATCAGTTTTTCGGTGTGTCAAAACGGAACTATTGTTTCCAGACGATACGGGAGAAAGTATTGAAACCATTCGTGAACGGATGGATGAACTTGAGAATTACGTTATAGCAAAAGGCATCAAAGGTTATCGTTGGAAAACTGGTGAAAGATTTAAAGCAAATATTTATCGTCAGCTAGAAGATAAAGAAGTTATCACTTCCGATGAACTCGAAAAAATGGAAGATCGCCTGAATGAAACGAAAGACTGGATTGCGACGCCGCTTGAGAAATTTGAGCGTCACATGACCAAAGCAAAAACCGTTGAAGAAATGTGCGAAATTCTTTATTATCTTCTTGAAAATTGCCACGCAGCGGAAAAAATCGATCGTTTAAAAGAGCAGGCAGAAAAGGCCGGCCACCTTGCCAAAGCACGTGAACATGATCAGGTTTGGGACGCGGTGATTTCGCTACTTGATGAAACAGTGGAATTAATCGGTGATCAGAAACTCTCCGTGGAGCAATTTACAAAGTTGCTTGAAGCCGGAATGGAGAATATGAAATTTGCTCTCGTACCTGCCTCACTTGACCAGGTAGTGATTGGAAGCATTGATCGTACAAGATTTACTGATGTAAAATGTGGCTTTCTTCTAGGTGTAAATGAAGGTGTCTTACCGGCTCGCATTCAGGAAGATGGACTGTTAAGTGAGCAGGATAGAGAAAAGTTAGAAGAACAGGGAATTCAGTTAGCACCTGGGTTGAAGCGGCGTTTGCTTGATGAAGAATTTTTGATTTACCATTCGCTAGCTACACCTTCGGATTCTTTATGGGTTAGCTGTCCACTTGCTGATGAAGAAGGAAAGGGTCTGCAAACTTCTATCGTCATGAATCGATTGAAGGAGATGTTCCCGGATCTTAAGATGGGACTGAAATTTGCAGAGCCTGGTGAAGAAGCAACGGAAGAACTTTCTTTCATAACAAACCCATCCAAGACAATAGGGCGACTCACGGGACAGCTTCGACAATGGCACCGAGGGTATCCGATTGATCCTATTTGGTGGGATGCATACAATTGGTTTATCTCGGCTCCAACTGAGAAAGATCGCGTACGCTTACTTGATAGTCTTTTTTATCGAAATAAAGCCGAACGTCTAACTGAATCAACGAGTAGAAAACTTTATGGTCACCAAATTCAGACGAGTGTTTCAAGAATGGAAAGATATAAATCTTGTGCTTTCTCTCAGTTTGCTTCTCATGGTTTACGCTTAAAAGAACGAGCGACATTCAAGCTTGAAGCGCCTGATATCGGACAGCTGTTTCATGCGGCGCTCAATATGATGGCCGAAACGATTAAGCAGCGTCACTGGGATTGGGCTAAACTCTCATCTAATCAATATTATGAACTTTCAGGACAAATCGTTGAACAGCTCGCACCAAAGTTACAGAATGAAATTCTATTAAGTTCAAATCGCTATCATTATATTATGAGAAAGCTAACGCAAGTTGTTGGCCGCGCCTCGTCCGTTCTTGGGCAACAGGCAAAGAAAAGCGGGTTTCAACCAGCAGGACTTGAATTAGGATTTGGACCCAATCAAGAGCTCCCTCCAATCGAGTTCACGCTTAAAAATGGAGTTAAAATCCAGCTCATCGGACGTGTCGATCGTGTTGATCAGGCACTGAGCGGTGAAGAGCTTCTCCTTCGTATTATCGACTATAAGTCTAGCGGTACTTCTCTTGACCTATCGGAAGTGTATTTTGGACTCGCTCTACAAATGCTGACGTATCTCGATGTTGTTATATCCAATGCGAACGTCTGGCTTGGAAGAGAGGCAACTGCTGCAGGTATGCTTTATTTTCATGTCCATAACCCTATGCTCCAGACGTCAGCGCCTGGACAAGCGGCAATTCAACAGGAGCTTTTCAGGAAATTTAAGATGAAGGGACTTCTCCTTGCGGATAAAGACGTTGTGAGCTTAATGGATAACGACATTGAAACGAAGAAATCGGATATTATCCCTGCCGCACTGAAAAAGGATGGTAGCTTTTACAAAAATTCTTCCGTCTTATCTTCTGATGATTTCCATGCGCTTCGTTCTTATACAAGAAAAACGATTCAATCTATTGGAACAGAAATTTCAGATGGCCGTATTGAGATAGATCCTTACAAAATGAAAGATCGAATTCCATGTACGTTCTGTTCATACCGTTCATTTTGCCAGTTTGATCAGGCGATGGAAGATAATGCTTATCGTCCTATTACTGCTCAGGATGACGAAACGATTTTAAAACGCATGAGAGAGGAGGCAGACGATGATAACTAA